The genomic region ACGATGAAACGACGATTGTGACAGTTCTGCCTCCTCAAAATGCGAATACTGATGAGGAAGGCGCTGATGAGGAAGAGCCGGCAGAGCCAGAAGTCATCAATGAGAAAAGCAATGATGAAGAAGAAGAATAAATACGTAATATAGTAAAAAAGGGGCCAAATTCCTAATTTGGCCTTTTTTACACTTTAAGAAGTTCGTACACCAATTATGGGATTGAAAGAGGGAAAAGCAATGAAATGTATTGTGGGACTGGGTAATCCGGGCTCCAAATTTGAAAACACCCGACATAATATTGGATTCCAGGTGATTGATGAGCTGGCTGAGAGAAATCACTGGTCCTTAAACAGAGAAAAATATAATGCTTTATATACGATAGAACATTTGAACGGTGAAAAGGTACTTATTTTAAAGCCGCTTACATATATGAATTTATCAGGGGAAGCTGTCCGACCGTTTATGGACTTTTATGACCTGGATATTGAGGATTTGCTGGTTGTTTATGATGATCTGGATTTGCCCGCAGGAAGAATTCGTCTGCGGCAAAAGGGTGGACATGGTGGACACAATGGCATACGCAATATTATTGACCAGACGACACTGAAAAATTTCAAACGCATACGTATAGGCATAGGGCGACCGGAAACGAATGTACCGATTATTGATTATGTATTAGGCAAATTTACAGAGGAACAGAAGCCAAAAGTTGAGGATAGTGTGAAAAGTGCAGCAGAAGCCTGTGAAATGTGGCTGGAAAAACCATTTTTAGAAGTCATGAATCATTTCAATTCTTAATATATTTGACTGTATAAGATCCCGCTGCCACGGGCAAACTTTTAATAAGTTTGTACCGAGGGAGGGTTGGTAATGGCTGTCATTTACCGTTGCCGCCATTGCGGAGATAAAATTGGAGAATTGCAGCAATCATATGTTCATGAAGAAGATTTAGGTCTTCACATTCTTTCCAATGAAGAGCGGAATGAAATGATTGATTACACAAAGGATGGTCATATGGAGGTTAAGGCCATCTGTGACCATTGTGAGGATGCATTAAACAACCATCCAGACTATCATGAACTTGACAGCTTTATTCAATAGCAGCACGATGGAATGAAAAAACAAGCTTTGGTGTTGGTCCACCAAAGCATTTTTGTACGTCTTAAGGGGGAGTAAGGTTTGCAGGGTTTAAAAAACTACCTTCAGGAACAAAATGATATACAGACCATTATTTCAGGCTTTTCATCAGGAATGAAAGAGCAGCTCGTGTCAGGCCTGTCCGGGGCAGCTCGCAGTGTTTTTATTTCCTTGCTTAATGAATCACTGGATAAGCCGGTCTTAGTTCTGACACACCACTTAAGTCAGGCTCAGGCACTTTATGAGGATTTATTAGATTTAAGTCATGAGGAAGATGTTTATCTTTATCCGGTTAATGAGCTTATGGCATCAGAAATTGCTGTTGCCAGTCCTGAGCTATTAAGCCAGCGGATGGAATCGTTAAACCAATGGATTCATAAGCGAAAAGGAGTATTTATTGCTCCTATAGCTGCTTGCAAACGAATACTTCCTCCTATAAAAAGCTGGGAACAATCACAGCTTTCTTTTCAAGTTGGTGAGGCCATTTCTATTCATGATTATACACAATCCCTGGTTGAAATGGGGTATCGCAGGGAGGATATGATTTCGGCTAAGGGTGAATTCAGTATACGCGGGGGTATTATTGATCTATTTCCACTGACAAGTGAATACCCGGTCAGAATTGAACTCTTTGATGATGAGGTCGATTCAATTCGTTATTTTGACTCAAATTCTCAGCGCTCGTTTAATGAAAAACTGTCATCCATTACAGTTGGACCAGCTGAGGAGGTCCTGCTCACGGACGAGGAACGGCTGACAGGCGCACAAAGACTGGAACAGGCCCTGAGTGAGTCCTTAAAGAAAATGAAGAATGATCACGCTAAGAAGGAATTAGTAGAAAATATTGATTATGATATTGAACGGCTGAAAAATGGCGAAACCTTTCAGGAGATTTATAAGTATAGTTCCTTATTTTATGATCAGGCCGCTAGTTTGATAGATTACCTTCCGCAAAATGGGTTGGTTGTCATTGATGAAATGAGTCGAGTGGAAGAAACAGCCTCCAGATTGGACCAGGAGGAAGCGGACTGGTATGCAAATTTATTGGAGCAGAATAAAATGGTGCGTGACCTCAGCGTCTCCTTTTCCTGGAATGATATTCAGGAAAAATTAACGGGGTACTCCAAGCTGTATATGTCGGTCTTTTTACGTCATATTGCCAATACAAATCCGGAAAATTTAATTAATATTTCCTGCCGTGCCATGCAGGAATTTCACGGACAAATGAACCTGCTGAAAAGTGAACTGAACAGATGGGATAAAGCAGGCTTTTCTGTTTTTATCGTGGCTCCTACCAAAAACAGGGTGGAGAAGGTGCAATCTGTTCTGGAAGATTACGGGATGGAAGCCAGAGTTGCTGATCAGGGAATTGAGTTTCCTTTAAAAACGCCAACTATTGTAGAAGGTCAGATAAGTGGAGGCTTTGAACTTCCGCTCTTTCGTGTTGCCGTAATCACTGAACAGGAGCTATTTAAAAAACAAACAAAACGTCCGAAAAGAAGGCAGAAAATCTCCAATGCAGAGCGTATTAAAAGCTATCAGGAACTAAAAATCGGGGATTATGTCGTTCATGCCAATCATGGTATTGGTAAATATGTTGGGATTGAAACACTGGAGCTAAATGGCCTTCATAAAGATTATTTGCTTATAAAATATTCTGGTGATGACAAGCTTTATGTACCCATTGACCAGATTGATCTTGTTCAGAAATATGTAGGTTCTGGTGAAGGAAAGGAACCTAAGCTGTATAAACTGGGCGGAAGTGAATGGAAAAAGGTCAAAAATCGGGTCCAGTCTTCCGTTGAAGATATTGCCGATGATTTAATCAAACTTTATGCTGAACGGGAGCGGACCAAGGGCTTTGCCTTCTCGGGAGATAATGAAATGCAAAGGGAATTCGAAGCGGCTTTTCCTTATGAAGAAACAGAGGATCAGCTTCGTTGTATTGAGGAAATCAAACAGGATATGATGAAGTCGCGACCAATGGACCGTCTGCTTTGCGGGGATGTTGGCTACGGGAAGACAGAGGTTGCGATCCGTGCGGTATTTAAAGCCATTTTGGATGAAAAACAGGTAGCGATCCTTGTTCCAACAACCGTCCTGGCTCAGCAGCATTTTGAAACCTTCCAGGAGCGGTTCCAGGATTATGGCATTAACATAGGACTTTTAAGCCGTTTTCGTTCTAGAAAGCAGCAGAAGGAAACGATAGATGGACTGAAAATGGGTCTGGTGGATGTTGTCATCGGAACTCATCGGATTTTATCCAAGGATATTCAATACAAGGACCTCGGTTTGTTAATTGTGGATGAAGAACAGCGTTTCGGGGTGAAGCACAAGGAAAAGATAAAGCAGTTTAAAACCAACATTGATGTTTTAACGTTAACAGCAACACCGATTCCGCGTACCCTTCATATGTCCATGCTTGGCGTAAGGGATTTATCCGTCATTGAAACACCGCCTGAAAACCGGTTCCCTATTCAAACATATGTGATTGAATATAATCCTCAGTTTGTTCGGGAGGTTATAGAGAGGGAGCTTTCCCGCGGAGGTCAGGTTTTCTTTCTTTATAATCGTGTGGAAAATATTGAACGAATGGCTGCCGAAATTGATGTGTTAGTAGAGGATGCCCGGGTGACGTTTGCCCACGGGCGTATGAATGAAAATCAGCTGGAAAATGTGATGTTTGACTTTTTAGAGGGGCATTCGGATGTTCTGGTCAGTACAACGATTATTGAGACAGGTGTGGATATTCCGAATGTAAATACTCTGATTGTCTACGATGCAGATAAAATGGGACTAAGTCAGCTCTATCAGTTAAGGGGACGTGTAGGCAGATCGAACCGGATTGCATATGCGTACTTCACACATCAGCAGAATAAAGTGCTGACAGAGGTGGCTGAAAAACGACTGCAGGCAATCAAAGAATTTACCGAGCTTGGTTCCGGGTTTAAAATTGCGATGCGTGACTTATCCATTCGTGGAACAGGAAATCTATTAGGTGCGGAACAGCACGGGTTTATTGATTCTGTAGGTTTTGATATGTATTCCAAGATGCTTAAGGATGCTATCGATGCGAAAAAAGAAGGAAAAACCTATGAAGAAGCCAAGCCATTTGACGTTGAAATCAATGTCAATCTCGATGCTTATATCCCACCTTCTTATATAGAAGATGAAAAACAAAAGATTGATATGTATAAGCGTTTTGGGGCTGTTGAAAATATGGATGAGATTCTGGATCTTCAGGATGAATTGATGGATCGCTTCGGGGAATACCCGGAAGAAGTGGAAAACCTCCTGCAAGTTACCAAGCTTCGTATCATGGCCAGACAGGAGCGAATTGAATCCATAACCGAGAAAAAATTAAATGTTGAGCTTCTTATGGATGGGGAAGAAAGTCAGCAGGTAGATGGATCGAAGCTGTTTGAACTGGCCAATGAATATGGCCGCTTAATTCAGCTTGGAACTGAAAATAATAAACTGAAAATGGTATTTAAATTCAGCCGGGATCAAGCTCATAAGCGTTACGATGTAATTTCCGAATTTCTGACAAAGCTGCCTCGTGTGAAACAGCAGGAGGTCGCTTCTTCCTAGCTATCATGGATGTGTGCGGAATTGCTGGTATGTGGTTAAATTGAAGGCCATTGCTGCTGGTTGTTAGTGGGTTAATGTCCTTCAACGTGGTTGTGAAGGCCAGAGGATGGGTGGATTTCCAGTGGAGTGGCCCTCATCAGACGAATGAAGGACAAAGGATGGGTGGATTTGCACTGGAATGTCCTTCATCGAGGCTATGAAGGACAAAGGATGGGTGGATTGCCTTTGGAGTGTCCTTCATCAGACGAATGACGGACATTAAAGCACATGAATTCCAAGCAAAAGGCCTTCATCCGCATCCCAACCGTCGGGCCTGACCAGTCGCCTCCGCTTTTCTTGTCCAGCTGCGGCTCCTAGGTCTGCGCGGATATAAGCCAAAGCCATTCCGTGGCTAATGCCACTTCATGTCTTCGTCTTATCCCGCCAGACCTGACCAGTCGCCTCCGCTTTTCTTGTCCAACTGCGTTCACCCTCGCTTTTCCGCCTTAATTTTTACCAACTTGTGTATAGTTTGCCCTTGTTGTTAAATACTAACTTTACGAAACGGTGCAAGAGAAAGTCACCATACGTAATCACATCCAAGAAAGCGAGGATTGAGTGAGTAAATGAAAGCAACAGGTATTGTTCGACGCATCGATGATTTGGGAAGAGTTGTTGTACCAAAGGAGATTAGAAGAACGTTGCGTATTCGGGAAGGCGATCCTCTTGAAATTTTTGTTGACCGTGAAGGAGAAGTCATTCTTAAGAAATACTCTCCTATAAATGAATTAGGTGATTTTGCAAAAGAGTATGCAGAGGCTTTATTTGACACATTGGGACATGCCGTTTTTATATCCGACCGGGATGAATTTATTGCTGTAGCAGGAGGCTCGAAAAAAGAGTACTTAAACAAAAAAATTGGATCTCATATAGAAAAGATTATGGAAGAACGTAATGTCGTTTCAGAAAGTAATGAACAAAGCATTGAATTTCTTGAAGGACAGGAAGAAACCATTTCTTCGTACGTGATGGCTCCAATCATAGCGAATGGAGACCCCGTAGGTTGTGTTGTGTTAACTTCAGAGGAGGCGTTAGGAGAAGCTGAGAAAAAAGCGGCTGAAACGGCAGCAGGCTTTTTAGCAAGACAAATGGATTAATGGGATGATTAGAGGGCTGGCTCATCATTGGGCTAGTCCTCTTTCGATGTTATCCGAGTATTGTAATGAATGACGGCTCCTGTGCTATAATGATGCCATACATAGAGAAGAGGAAAGGCGAACAATATGAGTCATAGACAGGTGTTTAAGGGAGCATTGCTATTAACAGCAGCAGGAATATTGGGAAAGCTTTTAAGTGCAGGATATCGTGTTCCGCTCCAAAACTTAACAGGAGATACGGGGTTTTATATTTATCAGCAGGTGTATCCCTTTATCACTATTGCATGGATGATGTCTGTATATGGTTATCCTGCAGCCATCTCAACTTTCAACCTGGAGACAAGGCAGGAAAGGCATTCGGGAAGTCACATTACGTTATATATCCCGATTTTTATATTTTTGTTTTTTCTTAATGGAGTCGTATTTCTGGTTTTATATTTCGGTGCTCATCGAATGGCGGGGTGGATGGGGGACCCCCATTTAGAGGGACCTATTCAATTTGCTTCGTTGCTTTTTTTGCTCATCCCCTTTACCTCATTCTTACGGGGAAGTTTCCAAAGTGCAGAGGATATGCGTCCTTCAGCTGTTTCTCAAACGGGTGAGCAGCTTGTACGGATTGGGCTCATTTTATGGTTTACGTATACTTTTCTTCAGCAGGGGAAATCGCTTTATGATATAGGTAGCGGGGCAGCATTATCCTCTTCTATTGCAGCTTGTGCAGCAGTACTCATATTGATTCTATTGCTTCTGTTTTTCTACAGGCGGCACCAGATTCATTTTTCCCTGAAGATGATCTCCATCAGAAGAATGGTAAAAGTTCTTTTTGAAACAAGTATGATTGCAGGATTAAATTATATGCTGCTCATCCTGCTGCAGCTTGTGGATGTGTTTACGATTATCCCTGGATTACAGGAGTATGGCCTAACCTTAAGCGAGGCGAAAGCGGAAAAAGGGATTTTTGATCGGGGACAGCCCTTAGTTCAATTAGGAGTGGTGTTTGGATCCTCTTTATCCCTGGCACTGATACCTGCTATTTCAAAAATGAAAGCCAGGGGTACCGGAAATTTAGAGGAGCAATCGGTAAAAAGAGCTTTAAAATTTACATGTTTTTTTGCAACAGCAGCAACCATAGGAATCATTTTAATTTTTCCATCGGCTAATATTCTGCTCTTTAAAACGAATGTGGGTACAGAAGCGCTGCGAATCTTTATGGTTATGATTTTATTGGTATCGATTACGCTGACACTGTCGACCTTTTTGCAGGGGCTGGGTTTTGTGAAACGACAGGCACTCTTGTTTGGACTGGCCGTCGTAATGAAAGGGATACTAAATGTCCTGTTGATTCCTGCTTTCGGAATTCAGGGAGCGGCAACGGCCTCTGTTGTGAGTGTGCTGATTTTGGCGGCAGCCTTTGCTCTTATGCTTAAAAGATATACAGGCCTTTCCTATCGCCGGATTTTGCCCTGGAAACCCTTTTTGTTCTCTTTAAGTATATTGGCGATCATCGTCCTCATGATGAAGCTGTTACTCTTAAATGGAGAAGTGAACCATCGAATGGATGTTTTAGGCTATATTATAGCAAGCACCAGTCTGGGGGCCCTGTCGTTCTTTGGAGCCCTCATTTGGAGCGGAGGGCTTACACTGAGGGAATTACGGCTGTTCCCATATGGAAAGCAATTAACCGAGTGGGTTGTCAGGAGGAGAAGACCATGAAAAAAATGATTACGATTTTAGGATTAGGGGCAGGGGATATCAATCAGATTCCGCTGGGGGTCTATCGTCAATTGGTTTCCTCTGAGTCAGTTGTCCATACACGGACGATGGATCATCCTGTGATAAAGTCACTGGTAGCGGATGGGGTACAGTTTCAATCCTTTGATGACGTATATGAAAAACATGATTCATTTGAGCCTGTTTATCAGGAAATAGTTCAGAATCTATTGCAGGCAGCAGAGAGTTTTCCGGTCATTTATACCACGCCGGGACACCCGATGCTGGCGGAAAGAGCTGTTCAAATTTTACTGGAAAAAGCTAAACAGGATTCGGCCGTGCAGATCCACATAGGACAGGGTCACAGCTATCTCGACGCGTTATTTGCCAGTCTGAAAATTGATCCTGTCGAAGGGTTTCAATTTCTGGATGCGACATCATTTAAACGCTTGGAAGTCCAATTTGACCAGCACGTTGTATTTACCCAGGTATATGATCAAATGATTGCTTCGGAAGTAAAGTTGACGTTAATGGAGGACTTGCCGGACCATTATCCTGTTACCGTTGTACATGCCGCAGGGAGCGATGAGGAGTGGACCAAAGAGGTTCCTCTGTTTGAGTTGGATCGGTCCGTGCCTTTAAGCAATTTAATCAGCGTTTATGTACCCCCGGCTCCCCCAGAATTGCGTCATCACCAATTCAACCGTCTTCGTGAGGTCATTGCGATTTTAAGAGGGCCTGATGGATGTCCGTGGGATCGCAAACAAACCCATGAATCCCTGCGTCCGTATTTACTTGAAGAAGCCTATGAGGTGATTGAGGCCATTGATGAACAGGATGATGAAAAGCTTGCGGATGAATTAGGCGATGTTCTCCTTCAGGTTATGCTTCATGGTCAAATTGGTGAAGATGAGGGATATTTCAGTGTGGATGACGTAATCCGGCATATTACCGATAAAATGGTTCGCAGGCATCCGCATGTTTTCGGGAATGTAAATCTGAATACCTCTGATGAAGTAGTTAAGACCTGGGATGAAATAAAAAGGGATGAAAAAGGCGGAGTTGAGGAAGAATCGATTGTCGATGATATTGAAAAGTCACTTCCTGCTTTACTGATTGCATTTGAATTGCAAAAGAAGACAGGTAAGGTTGGCTTTGACTGGGAGGACTTTCAACCTGTTTTTGATAAAATTATGGAGGAAATAAAGGAATTTAAACAGTCCTTAGCGAAACAAACAACTACCGAAATGGAAAAGGAACTGGGGGATATCCTGTTTTCCATCGTTAATCTGGCCAGACATTATAAAATAAATCCTGAAATTGCTCTGCAGCGAAGTAATCAAACCTTTAAGCGGCGCTTCCAATTCATCGAAAAGAGGACAAAGGAACAGGGGAAAACCTTGAATGATATGACTTTAGAGGAAATGGATCAACTTTGGAATGAAGCAAAGTCTAACGAAAAAGAGAGGTAAAGTCTATGCGATTAGATAAATTTTTAAAAATTTCACGTTTAATTAAAAGAAGAACATTAGCTAAGGAAGTAGCCGAGCAGGGGAGAATTCAATTAAACGGACAGCCTGCTAAAGCATCAACCAAACTATCCGCAGGGGATGAGTTAACCATACGCTTTGGCCAGAAGCTGCTGACCGTAAAAGTAAACGATCTCCGTGAAACCGTAAAGAAGGATGAAGCACAAGGTCTTTATACAGTTGTAAAGGAAGAACCTGTTCATCAGGACTAGTTTTTTCACGCATTAACAGGCCATAATTCCTCCTCGATGTTTCACTAATATCTCTTAAAAACTTATATTCGAGGAAAAAGCCAATGGAATACGGCCATTTAAAAAATATAAACTTTTAAGTTCTATACTTGTCCTTTTTATCATAGATTTTTAATGATAAGGAGGGGCGAGTATATGAATTATGAAAACCAATTTTATCCGAGCACAAGAGAACCACAGGAACACCATGTAAAGGTACTGAACCGAAGAGAGCTTGAAATTACAGGAGTTAAGGAAGTAGATAGCTTTGATAATGAAGAATTTTTACTTCAAACCTCGTTTGGCTACCTGGTTGTACGCGGCGAAAACCTGCATATGAAGAATTTAAATTTGGACGAGACTTTAGTATCCATTAAGGGGCGGGTATATGAATTATCATATATAGACGACCAGCAAGGAGATAAAGCTAAAGGTCTCTTTAGCAAGCTATTTAAATGAGTTTATCCCTGCAGTTTATAACCATGCTTGTGATGGCCGGTAGCGGAATTTACCTTGGGATGGCTGCGGATACCTTTCACAGATTCAATGAACGAAAAAAGCGAAAGCCTTGGATTCATTATTGTAATGAGATTCTGTTCTGGATTTTGCAGGGTTTAATAATATTTTATATCTTATACTTAACGAATTATGGACAAATTCGCTTTTATATCTGGTTAGCCCTTATTTTTGGCTTTGCGTTTTATCAAGCGCTTCTAAGGGTATGGTATTTAAAAGTTTTGGAGCATCTCATTCAGTTTTCCGTTACCACCTGGCAAGTATTGCGGAGGCTCATTCAACGTTTGGTGATCGCCCCGCTTTCCTGGATGCTGAAGGTGCTAACCTACCTCTTAACTCTTTTCTGGACGGCTGTCATCTGGGTCCTGTTCATTCCATGGAAGCTATTAAGAAGACCTCTGATATTTGTCTGGAATCAAATAAAAAAGCTTATTCCTGAGAATGTCAAAAAATATATTCTTTCTTTTTTAGAACTTTGTAGTAAAATAATAAATAACCTGGTTGACATTTGGAAATCGATTTTTGCAAAAAGGAGGTAAATCGACGATGAGTTCGGCTAATAAACGAGTAACCAGACTGGATTCAAATTATGTACGAGAATATGATGCATATGTGGAGCGGCAAAATAAGCGTAAAAAGCGTCTTTATCGTCGATTGACCCTTTTTGCAATTGTTGCAGTGAGTGTATTTGCTTATTTAATCACCTTTCATTTAAATCAGCGTGAACTTTATAAAGAAAAAGTCAGTGAATATGAACAATTAAATGATGAATTGGATAAACTAGAAGTAAAAGAAAAGAACCTGCAACAGGAAATTGACTTATTAAATGATACAGATTACATTTTACAAATTGCCAGGAAGGACTATTTTCTTTCAAAAGACGGGGAAATTATCTTTAATGTACCCGACGATGAGTCGTCTTATTGACACTTTTTTAAGTGCATATATATAATATATAAGAAGTACACTTTTTTAAAATTCTAAGGAGGAGCATTTTTTTTATGTCAGTTGAAGTAGGCAGCAAGCTGAAAGGCAAGGTAACGGGCATCACAAATTTTGGAGCTTTTGTAGAACTGCCTGATGGATCTACAGGGTTGGTTCACATTAGCGAAGTAGCAGATAAGTATGTCAAGGACATTCATGAGTTTTTGACAGTAGGAGACGAAGTAGAAGTTAAAGTTATTAATGTAAGTGAAGGAAAAATTGGACTTTCCATTAAAAAAGCAAAGGAAAACAAAAATCCTAACAACAACAACAACAAACGTGGAAATCCAAAGAGACGCAGTGAATCATTTGAAGCCAAAATGAACCGTTTTCTTAAAGACAGTGAAGATCGCTTAGCTTCTTTAAGAAAGAACACGGAATCTAAACGTGGTGGACGTGGTGCTAAAAAAGGTTAACTTGCTGTCTGACTGTATAAAATCAAAATGAATCATTTAACGTAATAGATATAAGGAAAAGCCCTGGAATGAGAATCCCGGGCTTTTTTTAATGTTCATAAAAATGGGCTCTATACTAAATGTGGTGGTATCTCCAGTATTATCAATACTTCATAAAAAACCCCCTTTTCAGTGACTCTTCTGTCCTGAAAGGGGGTTTTCTACTTAACATCTACGCTTTTCGTATGACCCGTACGGGATTCGAACCCGTGTTACCGCCGTGAAAGGGCGGTGTCTTAACCACTTGACCAACGGGCCGTAGTAAAGAAATGAAAATATGGTAGCGGCGGAGGGGATCGAACCCCCGACCTCACGGGTATGAACCGTACGCTCTCGCCAGCTGAGCTACGCCGCCAAATAGTTTATATCTGAAACGCACAAAAAATATAATACAACAGGATATATATTGTGTCAACCGTTCTATAAATTTTTTTATGACATATTAACTGACCGTACTATTCCCACTGATGGAAGTTTCACATTATCCAGCATTATTCTGATGGTCCACTTATACATGATCAGGGAAAAAGACTGGTAAAATTTTGATGATGTCGAGGGATTATGACACACATTGTTTCAAATGAATCAAACGTTCTTTTTTTCTTGTTGAATTGAAAAATCATTTTCAGAAAGACGTCGAAGATTTTTTTATGGTTGTCCTCCTGTTTTGACAAAAAAATTAGTGGTTATGTGGTTAAATCAATAGGTAAAGGAGTGATCGACCATGATTGAATCTGTAACAAGAAGTCAATCAAAATCATTATACCAGCAGCTTCGTTTTGCTTTGATAAATGCAAAAAGGAAGACGAAAGAACTTTCACAGCGAAAACTTATTGAAGAGGGCTGGCTTCTTCTATTTGCTGGATTTCTCTTAGGCAGAGCCATTATCCTTGAATCAGTTTCGCCCTTTGCGGTTGCTTTCTTTGCATCAATTTGGATGATCAGACGGAAATTATCCCTAAAAGTAGCCTTTGCCGTACTGGCTGGAAGCTTGACCCTTCATTGGGAGCATTCTCTGTTCTTACTTAGCAGTATCTTTTTATTTTGTGTTCTTGCGGGTATATTCAGAAAGACCACTAATCAGCAAAAATGGCTTCCGGTTTTTGTTTTCATTTCCTGCATCATTCCGAGAATTTCCGGATCTTATCTGGCGGGGCAAATGGAAACTTACCAGTGGGTATTATCTATTGTAGAATCCAGTTTAAGCGTGATACTTGTTCTCATTTTTATGCAGAGTGTGCCGATATTATCACCAAATGCCGTAAAAAAAGATTTAAAGAATGAGGAAATTGTCTGCATGATGATTTTGCTGGCTTCGGTGTTGACCGGAATGATCGGCTGGATTGTTTTGGATGCATCAGTGGAGCAGGTCTTTTCCCGTTATGTCGTGTTATTACTGGCTTATATTGCCGGAGCAGCGATCGGATCAACGGTAGGTGTAGTGACAGGACTGGTTTTGAGTCTGGCTGATGTTGCGAGTCTGTATCAAATGAGTTTGTTAGCCTTTGCCGGTCTGCTGGGTGGACTTTTAAAGGATGGTAAGAAAATTGGAGTAGGCTTGGGCTTGTTCGTCGCAACGCTTTTAATTGGAATTTATGGAGAAGGTCAGGGGGCTCCATTTAGACCGGTTATGATTGAGACGGGACTTGCTATCGCATTATTTTTTGCGACACCTGATGGCTGGATTCGTAAAATGGCCCGATATATTCCAGGAACAAATGAACATACAGAAGAGCAGCAGCAATATTTGCAAAAGGTCAGGGATGTGACAGCACAAAGAGTGGAGACATTTTCTGATATGTTTCAGGCTCTCTCCAAAAGCTTTTCGCGAATTGATGGGGTTACCCCTCAGACGCAGGATGGTAAGGAACGAGATTATTTTTTAAGCAACGTAACAGAAAAAACGTGCCAGTCCTGTTTCAAAAAGGAAAGCTGCTGGGTACATAAATTTGACCAGACCTACGACTATATGACGGAGATTATGGATGAGATGGAAAAAGGAACCTTTGATAATAAACGAAAATTAAAAAGAGATTTTGAGAATCACTGTGTAAAATCCGGGAAAGTTTATGAAACCATGAAAAATGAGCTTTCCTTTTACGAGGCGAATCAGCGTCTGAAAAAACAGGTGAAAGAAAGTCGGAAGTTTGTTGCGGAACAATTGAGAGGCGTTTCCGATGTCATGGACAATTTTGCTAAGGAAATTATGAAGGAACGGCAAATTCATGAGCAGCAGGAACAGGAAATTGTACAGGCCATTCGGAATCTGGGCTTTGAAATAGAGAAGCTGGATATTTATAGTCTTGATCCGGGCAACATTGATATCGAAATGAACCTGTCTTTTTATGATTATCACGGAGAAGGTTCGAAAGTCATTGCCCCGGCACTATCAGAT from Virgibacillus sp. MSP4-1 harbors:
- a CDS encoding anti-sigma-F factor Fin family protein; amino-acid sequence: MAVIYRCRHCGDKIGELQQSYVHEEDLGLHILSNEERNEMIDYTKDGHMEVKAICDHCEDALNNHPDYHELDSFIQ
- a CDS encoding polysaccharide biosynthesis protein produces the protein MSHRQVFKGALLLTAAGILGKLLSAGYRVPLQNLTGDTGFYIYQQVYPFITIAWMMSVYGYPAAISTFNLETRQERHSGSHITLYIPIFIFLFFLNGVVFLVLYFGAHRMAGWMGDPHLEGPIQFASLLFLLIPFTSFLRGSFQSAEDMRPSAVSQTGEQLVRIGLILWFTYTFLQQGKSLYDIGSGAALSSSIAACAAVLILILLLLFFYRRHQIHFSLKMISIRRMVKVLFETSMIAGLNYMLLILLQLVDVFTIIPGLQEYGLTLSEAKAEKGIFDRGQPLVQLGVVFGSSLSLALIPAISKMKARGTGNLEEQSVKRALKFTCFFATAATIGIILIFPSANILLFKTNVGTEALRIFMVMILLVSITLTLSTFLQGLGFVKRQALLFGLAVVMKGILNVLLIPAFGIQGAATASVVSVLILAAAFALMLKRYTGLSYRRILPWKPFLFSLSILAIIVLMMKLLLLNGEVNHRMDVLGYIIASTSLGALSFFGALIWSGGLTLRELRLFPYGKQLTEWVVRRRRP
- the pth gene encoding aminoacyl-tRNA hydrolase, which produces MKCIVGLGNPGSKFENTRHNIGFQVIDELAERNHWSLNREKYNALYTIEHLNGEKVLILKPLTYMNLSGEAVRPFMDFYDLDIEDLLVVYDDLDLPAGRIRLRQKGGHGGHNGIRNIIDQTTLKNFKRIRIGIGRPETNVPIIDYVLGKFTEEQKPKVEDSVKSAAEACEMWLEKPFLEVMNHFNS
- the mfd gene encoding transcription-repair coupling factor, encoding MQGLKNYLQEQNDIQTIISGFSSGMKEQLVSGLSGAARSVFISLLNESLDKPVLVLTHHLSQAQALYEDLLDLSHEEDVYLYPVNELMASEIAVASPELLSQRMESLNQWIHKRKGVFIAPIAACKRILPPIKSWEQSQLSFQVGEAISIHDYTQSLVEMGYRREDMISAKGEFSIRGGIIDLFPLTSEYPVRIELFDDEVDSIRYFDSNSQRSFNEKLSSITVGPAEEVLLTDEERLTGAQRLEQALSESLKKMKNDHAKKELVENIDYDIERLKNGETFQEIYKYSSLFYDQAASLIDYLPQNGLVVIDEMSRVEETASRLDQEEADWYANLLEQNKMVRDLSVSFSWNDIQEKLTGYSKLYMSVFLRHIANTNPENLINISCRAMQEFHGQMNLLKSELNRWDKAGFSVFIVAPTKNRVEKVQSVLEDYGMEARVADQGIEFPLKTPTIVEGQISGGFELPLFRVAVITEQELFKKQTKRPKRRQKISNAERIKSYQELKIGDYVVHANHGIGKYVGIETLELNGLHKDYLLIKYSGDDKLYVPIDQIDLVQKYVGSGEGKEPKLYKLGGSEWKKVKNRVQSSVEDIADDLIKLYAERERTKGFAFSGDNEMQREFEAAFPYEETEDQLRCIEEIKQDMMKSRPMDRLLCGDVGYGKTEVAIRAVFKAILDEKQVAILVPTTVLAQQHFETFQERFQDYGINIGLLSRFRSRKQQKETIDGLKMGLVDVVIGTHRILSKDIQYKDLGLLIVDEEQRFGVKHKEKIKQFKTNIDVLTLTATPIPRTLHMSMLGVRDLSVIETPPENRFPIQTYVIEYNPQFVREVIERELSRGGQVFFLYNRVENIERMAAEIDVLVEDARVTFAHGRMNENQLENVMFDFLEGHSDVLVSTTIIETGVDIPNVNTLIVYDADKMGLSQLYQLRGRVGRSNRIAYAYFTHQQNKVLTEVAEKRLQAIKEFTELGSGFKIAMRDLSIRGTGNLLGAEQHGFIDSVGFDMYSKMLKDAIDAKKEGKTYEEAKPFDVEINVNLDAYIPPSYIEDEKQKIDMYKRFGAVENMDEILDLQDELMDRFGEYPEEVENLLQVTKLRIMARQERIESITEKKLNVELLMDGEESQQVDGSKLFELANEYGRLIQLGTENNKLKMVFKFSRDQAHKRYDVISEFLTKLPRVKQQEVASS
- the spoVT gene encoding stage V sporulation protein T; this translates as MKATGIVRRIDDLGRVVVPKEIRRTLRIREGDPLEIFVDREGEVILKKYSPINELGDFAKEYAEALFDTLGHAVFISDRDEFIAVAGGSKKEYLNKKIGSHIEKIMEERNVVSESNEQSIEFLEGQEETISSYVMAPIIANGDPVGCVVLTSEEALGEAEKKAAETAAGFLARQMD